AATGATTGATGATAAAGGACAATTACTCCTTACACCAGTTGGTGGAATTTGACCTACAGTAGTAGTTGGCACTAAAGCCACTTTAATTAATAATGCTGGTGAAAAATTTGATGGTGTATTTGGACATACATCAATTCACATTATGGAAGCTGAAAAAAGTATCAAAAGCAATTACAAATAAAGAAATTTACGCAGATTTTGGGTTTAAAAATAAACAAGATGCTTTAGATAACGGTGTTGAAATTGGTGATAGAGTGTACCTTTCAGGAGAAACAATTCATTTTAAGGATCCTAATTTAGTAGGTGGAAAATCAATGGATAACCGTGCTGGAGTGACTGTTTTAGAATTTATTGCTAAAGAAATGGCAAACAAAGAATTAGATGTGAATTTATATTTAGTATGAACAGTGCAAGAAGAAGTAGGAACCAGAGGTGCTAAAAACATCCGTAAGCGTGGTAAATCCCGATGTAGCTATTGCTTTAGATACAACTTCAAGCCACGATACCATTGGAACTATTCCAGGTACAACTGCTTTATTTAAAGGAGCTGCTTTAAGAGTGCATGATGGTGGAACTATGATGGATCCAAAGTTAGTTAATTTCTTTGTAAATACATCTAAAAAATACAACATTGATGCTTATAAATTTGTAGCAGCTGGTGGTGGAACTGACGCAGCACAGCTTCAATATTCAAAAGGTGGAGCAGCAACTATTACAATTTCACTTCCTCAAAGATATCTTCACAGCCCAATTGGAGTATGTGCAATTAGTGATTTACTTGCAGCTAAAGATTTACTTGTTAAATTTTTAGAAGATTTCAATACTTCAGAATATGATAAAATTAAATACAATTAAAAATAGATAGTTTTTTGTTTTAATAAATTACTTCAATTTAATATTAAAATTTTAAGGAGGTCGCAATGATTGAAATGTCAACATCAAGTTTTGTGCTTATGATTGTTTTTGTAATCATCGGGGTTGCGGTTGCTGCAGGTTTATTAACATTTTTCCTTGTGCGTAGAATGTTCCAAAAGCAACTTAAAGAAAACCCACCTATTTCAGAAAAAATGATTCGTGTAATGTTCCAACAAATGGGGACGTAAAGCAAGCGAAAGCCAAATTAGACAAGTTATGCGTTCAATGCAAATGCAAAAGATTAATTAAAGCACAGTAAATTGTGCTTTTTACTTTTAATAAAGGAAAATTATGAAATTAAGAGAAAGATGACGTTTATGAAAAAACAGAACAAAAATTGGTTCTTTTTTCAATAAATGCAATTTTTTGTGGATCAAGCACGTCAAAAACAAGAAAAATCTTAAATTCCTTTTTCTTGTCTATATAGCAATTGTCGTCATTTCGAGTTTGCTTTTATGAAGTCCTTGAACACAAAATTTAAGCCCATCTTCTGGAAATACAGCAATTAGCTACATTGATGCTATTTTTACAACAAGTAGCGCCTTTAGTGATACTGGGCTTGTTGTTAAAGATACTTACAAGCATTGAAATATCTTTGGGCAAGCTATTATTGCAATTTTAATTTTTGCAGGTGGGGTAGGTATTTTTGCTCTAAAAATTTTCATTTTTAACTGAATTTTTAGGCGTAAAAATATTCAATTTTAGAAATGAAGCTCCTTCAAAGTGAAAGAGGGGGAACAGATTCAGCTAAAGTTGGCAAATTAGTTATTTCTGCAGTTAAATTCTTAGTTTTAACCATTATTTTATTTGGTTTTATTTTAAGCATTTACTTTTACTTTACAGATATTAATACAACTAGCGGAATTAAGAATATT
This genomic window from Mycoplasmopsis gallinacea contains:
- a CDS encoding potassium transporter TrkG, whose product is MKLRERWRLWKNRTKIGSFFNKCNFLWIKHVKNKKNLKFLFLVYIAIVVISSLLLWSPWTQNLSPSSGNTAISYIDAIFTTSSAFSDTGLVVKDTYKHWNIFGQAIIAILIFAGGVGIFALKIFIFNWIFRRKNIQF